A single Branchiostoma floridae strain S238N-H82 chromosome 11, Bfl_VNyyK, whole genome shotgun sequence DNA region contains:
- the LOC118425569 gene encoding uncharacterized protein LOC118425569 produces the protein MKTVFLLCCFLVAAQAWPSSFWRRFQDEFEYPTPDPERPSIFSPGAGFSPFGQSFWDRMSALFTQTWSEMFSGLGGFPGLDRNSTDDIFDGASVFVHTSAGSFGCSYDWDNLRPNCTGNATSTVTVQSTKCVWEAGTYNCTTFRKQDGREETTQVSGNCTVEDGVRTCPGAPVQPTDFGLVKVLDRHVPDCLFRPLQIAVFCPDSDDPVTEDSLDCDDSGLMLDYHCRGRQPHPEAGEPEGQDAEITWVEGAVERPKGETDVSEPFPVKVYEEKVRCKVGEDDVVICSRSQKKFDDEDVLQRDQPDKPCKWDGSNDVFSC, from the exons ATGAAGACTGTGTTCTTGCTATGCTGTTTTCTCGTGGCTGCACAAGCCTGGCCGAGCAGTTTCTGGC GCCGTTTTCAGGATGAGTTCGAGTACCCCACACCGGACCCGGAACGTCCCAGCATCTTCTCACCAGGAGCGGGGTTCAGCCCGTTCGGTCAGAGCTTCTGGGATAGGATGTCAG CTCTCTTCACCCAGACATGGAGTGAGATGTTCTCAGGACTCGGCGGTTTCCCCGGCTTGGACCGAAACTCTACGGACG ATATCTTTGATGGTGCTAGTGTTTTCGTTCACACAAGCGCCGGATCGTTCGGCTGTAGCTATGACTGGGACAACCTGAGGCCAAACTGTACTGGCAATGCTACCTCCACCGTCACT GTCCAGTCCACCAAGTGTGTATGGGAGGCGGGAACCTACAACTGCACCACCTTCCGGAAACAAGACGGCAGGGAGGAGACCACGCAGGTGTCCGGGAACTGTACCGTAGAGGACGGAGTGCGCACCTGTCCTGGGGCACCTGTCCAGCCCACGGACTTCGGCCTGGTCAAGGTGCTGGACCGCCACGTGCCGGACTGCCTGTTCAGGCCACTACAG ATTGCCGTTTTCTGTCCCGACTCTGATGATCCGGTGACCGAGGATTCCCTGGACTGTGACGACAGCGGCCTGATGTTGGACTACCACTGCCGAGGGCGCCAGCCGCATCCCGAGGCCGGGGAGCCCGAGGGACAGGATGCCGAGATCACGTGGGTGGAGGGGGCGGTGGAGAGACCCAAGGGCGAAACAGACGTGTCGGAGCCGTTCCCCGTCAAAGTTTATGAGGAGAAG GTGCGCTGCAAAGTTGGCGAGGACGACGTCGTCATCTGCTCGCGCTCCCAGAAGAAGTTTGATGACGAGGACGTGCTGCAGCGTGACCAGCCGGACAAACCCTGCAAATGGGACGGGTCCAACGATGTCTTCTCCTGCTAG
- the LOC118425567 gene encoding cAMP-regulated D2 protein-like, translating into MALLPHPLLVVLAILGCSTCGGSAPDGPVVQTSQGPVMGIYAEEGRIFYGIPFAAPPTGNLRWRPPQPAKPWGPDTYNATKRSPMCIQVMCGPDDPDSIAQCPPVAERVISEDCHYLNVFVPTTASPESKKPVIIFIHGGNFFEFSAMGVMYDSRFFANKTDAVVVAANYRISSLGFLRAGTGKDAAMGNYGLRDQVAALQWVQDNIAAFGGDENQVTLFGESAGAYSVLFHLVNKGSDKLFHKAIVASAPTGLYFRSQLEAILFGNDFAAALKCSVGDMACMRAADASTVKGAQFSIRETIVNPLHLTEAFEPWGPVIDGDMITRQMVESFSTGNFQKKPLIIGTNTEEAILFIHEALSSPHATNRYQEAMLAIFKTSSFSVLREYPPSNTGDERPILATLTTHFIFSCPTRNILKSALKYGHSNTWLYVFAHPLSVHAVWSDYPYCDGHVCHGADLPFAFQSISLKGYKFTPEEQVLADSIAYYYGNFAHTSDPNTPGTRHTGPSTTGPAWPSFGSTQNYTHLVFDVPKNRVSQGYLQDKCDFWDEENQYP; encoded by the coding sequence ATGGCCCTCCTGCCTCATCCTCTGCTCGTAGTTCTGGCAATACTGGGTTGTAGTACCTGCGGGGGGAGTGCGCCGGATGGTCCGGTCGTTCAGACGTCGCAGGGCCCTGTCATGGGAATCTATGCCGAGGAGGGGAGAATCTTTTACGGTATCCCCTTTGCAGCTCCTCCAACGGGAAACCTAAGATGGCGCCCGCCCCAGCCTGCTAAACCATGGGGACCTGACACCTATAATGCCACCAAACGGAGTCCGATGTGCATCCAGGTTATGTGCGGGCCCGATGATCCGGATTCTATTGCCCAATGTCCCCCTGTCGCGGAAAGGGTAATAAGCGAGGACTGCCATTACCTCAACGTTTTCGTACCGACCACCGCCAGCCCTGAGTCAAAGAAACCAGTCATCATCTTCATCCATGGGGGGAATTTCTTTGAATTCTCCGCCATGGGTGTCATGTATGATAGCAGGTTCTTTGCTAACAAGACTGACGCTGTTGTTGTGGCAGCCAACTACCGAATAAGCTCTCTGGGCTTCCTCCGGGCGGGGACTGGGAAGGACGCCGCCATGGGCAACTACGGCCTCCGCGACCAAGTAGCAGCGCTTCAGTGGGTGCAGGACAACATCGCAGCCTTCGGCGGAGACGAGAACCAAGTCACACTGTTCGGGGAAAGTGCGGGCGCGTACTCCGTTCTATTCCACCTGGTCAACAAAGGAAGCGACAAGCTGTTCCACAAAGCTATCGTGGCAAGCGCACCTACAGGCCTTTACTTCAGAAGTCAGCTGGAGGCTATCCTGTTTGGAAACGACTTTGCCGCAGCCCTGAAATGTTCAGTCGGAGACATGGCATGCATGCGAGCAGCTGACGCCTCCACGGTCAAGGGAGCCCAGTTCTCTATTCGAGAAACGATCGTCAATCCGCTGCACTTAACTGAAGCATTTGAACCATGGGGACCAGTAATTGATGGTGACATGATCACCAGGCAAATGGTGGAAAGCTTCTCTACTGGAAACTTTCAGAAGAAGCCTCTCATCATTGGAACAAACACGGAAGAGGCAATTCTCTTCATACACGAAGCTTTATCATCACCCCATGCAACAAATAGATATCAAGAAGCAATGCTGGCAATCTTTAAGACGTCAAGCTTCTCAGTTCTCAGGGAATACCCACCTTCTAATACAGGAGACGAGCGTCCGATCCTGGCAACACTGACCACCCATTTCATATTCTCATGCCCGACGCGTAACATTCTGAAGAGCGCTCTGAAGTACGGCCATTCGAACACATGGCTGTATGTCTTTGCTCATCCCCTGTCAGTCCATGCAGTTTGGAGTGACTACCCGTACTGCGATGGCCACGTCTGCCATGGCGCCGATCTACCCTTCGCGTTCCAGTCCATTTCGCTGAAAGGTTACAAGTTCACCCCTGAAGAGCAGGTCCTAGCTGACTCCATTGCGTACTACTATGGAAACTTCGCTCACACAAGCGATCCCAACACTCCTGGCACCCGACACACCGGCCCATCTACCACTGGTCCGGCTTGGCCTTCTTTTGGATCTACCCAGAACTACACCCACCTGGTCTTCGATGTTCCCAAGAACAGAGTTAGTCAAGGCTACCTACAAGACAAGTGTGACTTTTGGGACGAGGAGAACCAGTACCCGTAG
- the LOC118425570 gene encoding uncharacterized protein LOC118425570 codes for MSDLQVKSQETTGPFAEDFVFLAEMKDFVLSQVNPAGAKLPEITDAMKGTFYELSDGRKIQCVFPNGKRRLQECSSKEWLFVGFLGRKLPREDIPFEVESSVWESNTGLVSQLQTHGDILAYCSAERESGGDWGNIIFMASQAALLHWRQLELHSGTVRDLSPRYYRDIRIHCGLLKHWERADCFLHQRTIFLDYRDFSTTGKINRVEKYWGTGTAEHKQPENA; via the exons ATGTCGGACTTACAGGTCAAGTCACAAGAAACGACAGGGCCATTTGCCGAAGACTTCGTGTTTTTAGCGGAGATGAAAGATTTCGTTCTGTCGCAGGTCAATCCTGCAGGCGCTAAATTACCTGAAATAACCGACGCCATGAAAGGAACGTTTTACGAGCTGAGTGACGGTAGGAAAATACAATGTGTTTTCCCTAACGGGAAACGCAGACTTCAAGAATGCTCGTCTAAAG AATGGTTATTTGTGGGATTCTTGGGAAGAAAACTGCCACGTGAAGACATCCCCTTTGAAGTGGAAAGTTCGGTGTGGGAGAGTAACACGGGGCTGGTCTCACAACTACAAACACATGGGGACATTCTGGCTTACTGCTCAGCGGAGAGAGAGTCGGGCGGGGACTGGGGGAACATTATCTTCATGGCCAGCCAGGCGGCGCTGCTGCACTGGCGACAGTTAGAACTGCACAGTGGCACGGTCAG AGATCTGTCACCCCGGTATTACAGAGATATACGGATCCACTGCGGTCTACTGAAGCATTGGGAACGGGCTGACTGTTTCCTGCACCAAAGGACCATCTTTCTGGACTACAGGGACTTTTCAACCACCGGTAAAATCAACAGGGTCGAAAAATACTGGGGAACGGGCACGGCAGAGCACAAACAGCCAGAGAACGCGTAg